The following coding sequences lie in one Niabella agricola genomic window:
- a CDS encoding dihydrodipicolinate synthase family protein: protein MKAIAGKFVPVMITPFDLKAGIDYDAVTQLVEFYLEAGVEGFFANCLSSEMFSITEEERLALTQHVVKCVNGRVPVVATGSFGLAIEDKVQFTKKIYDTGVDAVIMISGHFAKLEEDDAVLLRNFEKLFSLTGDIPLGIYECPAPYKRILGADVFKQLLQSDRLVYHKDTSITHENVIAKLGVLKETNSSLEFYDAHTPNALFSMLQGAVGMSSISGNFYPEVLVWMVKNANNPGQQQTAKWLQAELTSVDPMIHQAYPMSAKYFLEKRGLPVRTISRAYALHLTPDQKKEVDALYNRFLGWCDRLGIQPVGL, encoded by the coding sequence ATGAAAGCGATTGCAGGAAAGTTTGTCCCCGTAATGATCACGCCTTTTGATCTGAAAGCCGGTATCGATTATGATGCCGTTACACAATTAGTGGAATTCTACCTGGAAGCTGGTGTGGAAGGTTTTTTCGCCAACTGCCTCAGCAGCGAGATGTTCAGCATTACCGAAGAAGAGCGGCTGGCACTCACACAGCATGTAGTCAAATGCGTGAACGGCCGCGTTCCGGTGGTGGCTACGGGCTCCTTTGGACTTGCAATAGAAGATAAAGTACAGTTTACAAAAAAGATCTATGACACCGGTGTGGATGCGGTGATCATGATCAGCGGACATTTTGCAAAACTGGAAGAGGACGATGCCGTACTGTTACGCAATTTTGAAAAATTGTTTTCGCTTACAGGCGATATCCCGCTGGGCATTTATGAATGCCCGGCTCCTTACAAACGCATACTGGGTGCGGATGTGTTTAAACAGCTGTTACAGTCCGACCGCTTGGTTTATCACAAGGATACGTCCATCACGCATGAAAACGTAATAGCCAAACTCGGCGTGTTAAAAGAAACAAACAGTTCGCTTGAGTTCTATGATGCGCATACGCCCAATGCCTTGTTCAGCATGTTGCAGGGCGCAGTAGGCATGTCATCCATCTCTGGGAACTTTTATCCCGAGGTGCTGGTGTGGATGGTGAAGAACGCAAATAACCCCGGGCAGCAGCAAACGGCGAAATGGTTACAGGCGGAACTTACAAGTGTGGATCCCATGATCCACCAGGCCTATCCCATGAGCGCCAAGTATTTCCTGGAAAAGCGCGGACTGCCGGTGCGCACCATCAGCCGGGCTTATGCGCTGCATTTGACGCCCGATCAGAAAAAGGAAGTGGATGCGCTCTACAATCGGTTCCTGGGTTGGTGCGACCGGTTAGGGATTCAACCCGTGGGATTGTAA
- a CDS encoding sialidase family protein, translating into MIKKLNLLIVCLLITVLATAQANRWKQGILVDEFIYDTASFPQAHASTIAETPDGLIAAWFGGTKEGNKDVCIWTSHLVNDQWTAPEMVADGVLNDSTRYACYNPVLYYAPTGELLLFYKIGPNVAGWTGWLKRSKDNGKTWSEREALPDDFLGPIKNKPELVNGVLICPSSTEKNGWKVHFEYTKDWGHTWTKSAPINDGVQFSAIQPSILKYKNGDLQVVGRTRNTVIYQSQSKDNGMTWSPMTALDLPNNNSGTDAVTLKDGRQLLVYNHVLPDSSWKKGKGPRTPLNVALSKDGRQWMAALVLEDSPVSQYSYPSVIQGKDGMVHIVYTWRRQKIKYVKLDPAKLKLTPIKNKRWPGAISSRGVVTDD; encoded by the coding sequence ATGATAAAAAAACTAAACCTGTTGATCGTTTGTTTGTTAATAACCGTTTTAGCTACCGCGCAGGCCAACCGCTGGAAACAAGGCATCCTGGTAGATGAATTTATCTATGATACCGCATCCTTCCCGCAGGCGCATGCCTCCACCATTGCTGAAACGCCGGACGGATTGATCGCCGCCTGGTTTGGCGGTACAAAGGAAGGCAATAAGGATGTCTGCATCTGGACGAGCCATTTGGTAAACGATCAATGGACCGCTCCTGAAATGGTGGCGGATGGCGTGCTGAACGACTCTACGCGCTATGCCTGCTATAACCCGGTGTTGTACTATGCACCTACGGGAGAATTATTATTGTTTTATAAGATAGGACCCAATGTAGCGGGGTGGACGGGTTGGTTGAAACGTTCCAAAGACAATGGCAAGACCTGGAGTGAGCGGGAAGCCCTGCCCGATGACTTCCTGGGACCCATCAAGAACAAGCCCGAGCTGGTCAATGGCGTTTTGATCTGTCCGTCCAGTACTGAGAAGAATGGTTGGAAGGTACATTTTGAATATACGAAGGACTGGGGTCATACCTGGACAAAATCGGCACCCATCAACGATGGCGTGCAATTTTCGGCCATACAGCCTTCCATTTTAAAATATAAGAACGGGGATCTGCAGGTGGTAGGTCGCACCCGCAACACGGTGATCTATCAAAGCCAGAGTAAAGACAATGGCATGACCTGGTCGCCCATGACAGCGCTGGACCTGCCCAACAACAATTCGGGTACGGATGCCGTAACCTTAAAAGACGGCCGCCAGCTGCTGGTGTACAATCATGTGCTGCCGGATTCCTCCTGGAAGAAAGGGAAAGGACCACGCACGCCGCTGAACGTAGCACTTTCAAAGGATGGCAGGCAGTGGATGGCAGCCCTGGTGCTGGAAGATTCGCCCGTTAGTCAGTATTCCTATCCCTCCGTGATCCAGGGAAAGGATGGCATGGTGCACATTGTGTACACCTGGCGTCGGCAAAAGATCAAGTATGTAAAGCTTGATCCGGCAAAGCTGAAACTTACTCCCATAAAGAACAAGCGGTGGCCTGGCGCCATCAGCTCGAGAGGCGTGGTGACAGACGATTAA
- a CDS encoding DUF3826 domain-containing protein, with amino-acid sequence MKQVWCFCLLLLFGNVNAQDAGAPDELQQKAQRWVDSLKLNDKMKADKIRQAIVTHFTAVRDWHNSHPFTQVPAGINPATGNKLSDLDRQLIVCSSKPATIHTSLMEVLNAELNAEQVAFILDQYTIGKAAFTLKGYEAIVPDLTEKERAEIRKNLEQAREQAIDYKNMKEISAIFEIYKTKCEQYLNNNGRNWRQLFKNYVDKVKAEKEKKKSGAL; translated from the coding sequence ATGAAACAGGTATGGTGTTTTTGTTTGTTATTGCTGTTTGGTAATGTAAATGCCCAGGATGCGGGAGCACCGGATGAATTGCAGCAAAAGGCGCAGCGTTGGGTAGACAGTCTGAAGCTGAATGATAAAATGAAAGCCGATAAGATACGACAAGCAATCGTAACGCATTTTACAGCGGTAAGGGACTGGCATAATTCCCATCCGTTTACACAGGTTCCTGCCGGGATCAATCCGGCTACGGGCAATAAGTTATCCGATCTCGACCGGCAGTTGATCGTTTGTTCTTCTAAACCCGCCACCATTCATACATCGCTCATGGAGGTATTAAATGCGGAGTTGAATGCGGAGCAGGTAGCCTTTATCCTGGACCAGTACACGATCGGAAAAGCGGCTTTTACCTTAAAAGGATATGAAGCCATTGTGCCGGACCTTACCGAAAAAGAACGCGCCGAGATCCGCAAAAACCTGGAGCAAGCACGTGAACAGGCGATCGACTATAAGAATATGAAAGAGATCTCGGCCATCTTTGAGATCTATAAAACAAAATGCGAGCAATACCTGAATAACAATGGCAGGAACTGGCGGCAGTTGTTTAAGAATTACGTGGATAAGGTAAAAGCAGAAAAGGAAAAGAAAAAAAGCGGAGCTTTGTAA
- a CDS encoding glycoside hydrolase family 78 protein produces MSRRMIILWLLAFPAVMQAQLAVQELKCEQLNNPVGIDVVQPRLSWQLKSDQHHVKQTAYRIWVASSKALLDTGKPDLWNSGKVISDESLLIAYKGKPLTSNDNCYWKVQVFSNKNDSAWSDMGQWSMGLLQAGDWKAKWIGYDKASSWDSITQWSRLSARYFRKGFDVEQKIKTAVLHIAGLGVYELYLNGKKIGGQVLAPVPTDYRKSVRYNSFDVSANLVDGKNAIGVVLGNGRFFTMRQNYKPKKINTFGYPKLLLQLEITYADGSRKLIVSDDSWKFTADGPIRTNNEYDGEEYDATKEFPGWTTASFDDTKWTRPRLVSAPEGRLRAQLTPGMRVMDSMLPKKINRLKDSVYILDMGQNFAGWLRMKVKGMRGQKVKLRFAESLQPDGSLYTANLRDARVTDIYTLKGGAEEQWQPSFVYHGFRYVEITGYPGIPSVNNFMGLLIYDQMATTGKLETSNVTLNQVLKNAWWSIASNYKGMPVDCPQRNERQPWLGDRTQGALGESYLFNNATLYAKWLDDIRESQTEEGAVPDVAPAFWNYYSDNVTWPAAYILVAEMLYRQYGDRQSIEKHYPSMKKWMEYMWRKYRKEDLITKDKYGDWCVPPESLELIRSKDPLRNTNGTLLATAYYYHLLKVMKQFAVLTGRPGDVTGYDQRAARIKAAFNKTFLKNGNHYDNNTATANLLPLYFGMVPKPKIAAVKEQLLQKLKKDNMHISTGVIGTQWLMRGLTKYEYADAAFTVATNKTYPSWGYMAAQGATTIWELWNGNTANPQMNSQNHVMLLGDLVTWGFESLAGIQTEPGAAAFKKIRMQPAFAKGLDSVNASYESPYGLIKSSWKRDGNALDWAIELPPNTSAVISIPSDKVTVSGQPLKQVADRKNNTTHLELGSGRYSFKIRLNQ; encoded by the coding sequence ATGAGCAGGCGGATGATCATCTTATGGCTACTGGCCTTTCCCGCTGTAATGCAGGCCCAGCTGGCCGTACAGGAGTTGAAATGCGAGCAGCTCAATAATCCTGTTGGCATTGATGTGGTACAGCCCCGGCTGAGCTGGCAATTAAAAAGCGATCAGCACCATGTAAAACAGACAGCCTACCGGATATGGGTGGCTTCCTCAAAAGCATTGCTGGATACGGGTAAGCCGGATCTCTGGAACAGTGGTAAAGTTATTTCGGATGAGTCATTATTGATTGCATATAAAGGAAAGCCGCTTACCAGTAATGATAATTGTTATTGGAAAGTGCAGGTCTTTTCCAATAAGAACGACAGCGCCTGGAGCGATATGGGGCAATGGAGCATGGGACTATTGCAAGCCGGCGATTGGAAAGCAAAATGGATCGGTTATGATAAAGCATCGTCCTGGGATAGTATTACACAATGGTCGCGGCTTTCTGCCAGGTATTTCCGGAAAGGATTTGATGTAGAACAAAAAATAAAGACCGCAGTATTGCATATTGCGGGTTTGGGGGTATATGAACTCTACCTGAACGGAAAAAAGATCGGCGGCCAGGTACTGGCGCCCGTACCCACCGATTACCGGAAATCGGTACGGTACAATAGTTTTGATGTATCGGCTAACCTGGTTGATGGAAAAAATGCGATCGGTGTGGTGCTGGGCAACGGCCGCTTTTTTACTATGCGTCAGAATTACAAGCCCAAAAAGATCAACACCTTTGGCTATCCCAAACTGTTGCTGCAACTGGAGATCACTTATGCTGATGGCAGTCGGAAGCTGATTGTGTCGGATGATTCCTGGAAATTTACGGCAGATGGTCCCATCCGCACCAACAACGAATACGACGGGGAAGAGTATGATGCCACTAAAGAATTTCCAGGATGGACAACCGCCTCTTTTGACGACACAAAATGGACCCGACCGCGACTGGTAAGCGCGCCGGAAGGAAGGCTGCGGGCTCAGCTGACACCCGGGATGCGGGTCATGGACTCGATGCTGCCAAAAAAAATTAACCGGTTAAAGGATAGCGTTTATATCCTGGACATGGGACAGAACTTTGCCGGATGGCTGCGGATGAAAGTAAAGGGCATGCGCGGACAAAAAGTAAAATTACGTTTTGCAGAGAGCCTGCAACCGGATGGATCGCTTTATACGGCTAACCTCCGGGATGCGCGGGTTACAGACATTTATACCTTAAAAGGCGGTGCAGAAGAACAATGGCAGCCTTCATTTGTATACCATGGATTCCGCTACGTGGAGATCACCGGCTATCCCGGTATTCCATCAGTGAATAATTTTATGGGATTGCTGATCTATGATCAGATGGCCACCACCGGTAAACTGGAAACCTCCAATGTCACGCTGAACCAGGTGTTGAAAAATGCCTGGTGGAGCATTGCTTCCAATTACAAAGGTATGCCGGTGGATTGTCCGCAGCGCAATGAGCGGCAGCCTTGGCTGGGCGATCGCACCCAGGGCGCTCTGGGTGAAAGTTATTTGTTTAACAACGCTACCTTATATGCCAAATGGCTGGATGATATCCGGGAATCGCAAACAGAGGAAGGCGCGGTCCCCGATGTGGCACCGGCCTTCTGGAATTATTACAGCGACAATGTGACCTGGCCTGCCGCTTATATCCTGGTGGCGGAAATGCTGTACCGGCAGTACGGCGACCGGCAATCGATCGAGAAGCATTATCCTTCCATGAAAAAGTGGATGGAATATATGTGGCGGAAATACAGGAAGGAGGACCTGATCACAAAGGATAAATACGGCGACTGGTGTGTGCCGCCGGAAAGCCTGGAACTGATCCGTTCAAAAGACCCGCTGCGGAATACGAACGGAACCTTGCTGGCCACGGCTTATTATTATCACCTGCTGAAAGTAATGAAACAGTTTGCTGTGTTGACCGGCAGGCCCGGAGATGTGACCGGTTATGATCAGCGGGCGGCCCGCATAAAAGCGGCCTTCAACAAAACATTCCTGAAGAATGGTAATCACTATGATAATAATACGGCAACCGCTAACCTGCTGCCACTGTATTTTGGGATGGTACCAAAGCCAAAGATAGCAGCGGTGAAAGAGCAGCTGTTACAGAAATTAAAAAAAGATAATATGCACATCAGCACCGGTGTGATCGGTACCCAGTGGCTGATGCGCGGGTTGACAAAATACGAATATGCTGATGCTGCATTTACAGTGGCTACTAATAAAACTTATCCCAGCTGGGGGTATATGGCAGCACAAGGAGCTACCACCATCTGGGAATTGTGGAATGGAAATACCGCCAACCCGCAGATGAATTCGCAGAACCATGTGATGCTACTGGGCGACCTGGTCACCTGGGGTTTTGAAAGCCTGGCGGGTATTCAAACCGAACCGGGCGCTGCGGCTTTTAAGAAGATCCGCATGCAGCCGGCATTTGCAAAAGGTCTGGATAGCGTGAATGCCTCTTATGAATCACCCTACGGGCTAATAAAAAGTTCCTGGAAACGGGACGGGAATGCACTAGATTGGGCGATCGAACTACCGCCAAATACATCGGCGGTAATCAGCATTCCGTCAGATAAGGTAACGGTATCAGGTCAACCATTAAAGCAGGTGGCCGACCGGAAAAATAATACCACGCACCTGGAATTGGGAAGTGGCAGGTATTCGTTTAAAATAAGATTAAATCAATAA
- a CDS encoding glycoside hydrolase family 2 protein, translated as MRRLIYIFFLFFFVSANAQQTEVKYLSGKGSGDMVQWNFYCTGGMNANKWTTIGVPSCWELQGFGKYNYGFAKESVKGKEKGLYKHRFTVPADWKDKMVNIVFEGVMTDAEVKVNGKLAGPVHQGAFYAFRYEISKLLKYGKENLLEVTVAKHSANQSVNAAEREGDFWIFGGIFRPVWLEVLPPLHISKVAINAGADGSFAAVVNTNAAKQEQLKVELLNSKGEKLPGNMSGVFDWKKGSFFITEAVNDIRPWTPETPELYTAVFTLYKSNQPVHSLSKKFGFRTVELRKRDGIYVNGVKVKFKGINRHSFRPETGRTLSKQNSIEDVLLIKEMNMNAVRMSHYPPDGHFLEVCDSLGLFVMDELAGWHGHYDTPTGTKLLKEMIDHDVNHPSIVLWSNGNEGGHNVELDSLFTAFDLQQRPVVHPWQLFNGIETQHYRQYNYGIGNYDNGHDIVLPTEFLHGQYDGGHGAGLGDYWDKMWRDPLHAGGFLWDFADQAVVRKDLHDSLDTDKHRGADGIVGPHHEKEGSFYAVKQIWSPVYVERRELTPDFDGRLTIENRYLYTNLDQCRFSWELKRLGLSATAEKKGTAVAPSVAPGGKGVLELQLPADWNTYDVLYVTVRDKNQMELFTWSFPISLPDKKAMEMVKQDGEGAVQLVTVDSIYKIRVSDVQLSINKNTGLLLSVENAKGRMPLANGPRIQEGVTNFKNFSHRFEGKQLIIESAFDKKESFNTLRWTIYPSGWIKMEVHYFPLALHTNMLGVNFDYPETQMRSVTYMGNGPYRVWKNRMKGTTFGVWNKQYNNTETGEQWVYPEFKGYYSNFYGGYFDGKDQRFTVATETEDLFLRLFSAAPKTDPWHNYEPLFPEGDISFMQAIPSIGNKTQTSESTGPMGQKNIFYDYEKDPGRALKMILWFNFSANTTKQ; from the coding sequence ATGCGCAGACTTATTTATATATTTTTCTTATTCTTCTTTGTGAGCGCCAACGCTCAGCAAACGGAGGTGAAATACCTTTCTGGCAAGGGAAGCGGCGATATGGTGCAGTGGAACTTTTATTGCACGGGCGGTATGAACGCAAACAAATGGACCACCATCGGAGTGCCCTCCTGCTGGGAGTTACAGGGGTTTGGGAAATATAACTACGGGTTTGCAAAGGAGAGCGTTAAAGGGAAAGAAAAAGGATTGTATAAGCATCGGTTCACCGTTCCTGCGGATTGGAAAGACAAAATGGTGAACATTGTTTTTGAGGGTGTGATGACGGATGCGGAAGTAAAGGTGAACGGAAAGCTGGCCGGTCCGGTGCACCAGGGGGCCTTTTATGCCTTCCGGTATGAGATCAGCAAGCTGTTGAAATACGGAAAGGAAAACCTGCTGGAAGTAACGGTGGCCAAACACTCGGCCAATCAATCGGTAAATGCGGCAGAGCGCGAAGGCGATTTCTGGATCTTCGGTGGCATCTTCCGCCCGGTATGGTTGGAAGTCTTGCCACCCTTGCATATCAGCAAAGTAGCCATCAATGCGGGAGCGGATGGATCATTTGCTGCTGTTGTAAACACGAATGCTGCTAAACAGGAACAGCTAAAGGTTGAACTCCTTAATAGCAAAGGTGAAAAACTGCCTGGTAATATGTCCGGTGTTTTTGACTGGAAAAAGGGTTCCTTTTTTATAACGGAGGCCGTAAACGATATTCGACCCTGGACGCCGGAAACACCGGAATTGTATACCGCTGTTTTTACTTTATATAAAAGTAATCAACCGGTTCATAGCCTGTCGAAAAAATTTGGTTTCCGTACCGTCGAGCTCCGGAAGCGGGACGGCATTTATGTGAACGGCGTAAAAGTGAAGTTCAAAGGCATCAACCGGCATTCCTTCCGCCCGGAGACCGGTCGTACACTAAGTAAACAGAACAGCATTGAGGATGTATTGCTGATAAAGGAAATGAACATGAACGCGGTGCGGATGAGTCATTACCCGCCCGATGGGCATTTCCTGGAGGTATGCGATTCGCTGGGGTTGTTTGTGATGGATGAACTGGCGGGCTGGCATGGGCACTATGATACACCCACGGGTACAAAGCTGCTGAAGGAAATGATCGATCATGATGTGAATCATCCATCCATTGTGTTATGGTCGAATGGAAATGAAGGGGGGCATAATGTTGAACTGGACTCCCTGTTTACGGCGTTCGATCTGCAGCAGCGACCGGTGGTGCATCCCTGGCAGTTGTTTAACGGGATCGAAACTCAGCATTACCGGCAATACAATTACGGAATTGGCAATTATGATAACGGACATGATATCGTACTGCCCACCGAGTTTTTACACGGACAATACGATGGCGGTCATGGCGCCGGACTGGGAGATTACTGGGATAAAATGTGGCGAGACCCGCTGCATGCAGGCGGCTTCCTGTGGGATTTTGCCGACCAGGCCGTGGTGCGGAAAGATCTGCACGACTCCCTGGATACCGATAAGCACCGTGGGGCGGATGGTATTGTGGGGCCGCACCATGAGAAGGAGGGTAGCTTTTACGCCGTGAAACAGATCTGGAGCCCGGTGTATGTTGAACGAAGGGAGCTGACACCGGATTTTGATGGCAGGTTAACGATCGAGAACCGCTACCTGTACACCAACCTGGATCAATGCCGTTTTAGCTGGGAGTTGAAACGGTTAGGTCTGAGTGCAACAGCAGAGAAAAAGGGAACCGCTGTGGCGCCCTCTGTGGCACCTGGTGGCAAAGGTGTGCTGGAGCTGCAATTGCCGGCTGACTGGAACACCTATGATGTGTTGTATGTAACGGTCAGGGATAAAAATCAAATGGAGCTCTTTACCTGGAGCTTCCCGATCAGCTTGCCGGATAAAAAGGCGATGGAAATGGTAAAGCAAGACGGAGAAGGGGCGGTGCAACTGGTTACCGTAGATTCCATTTATAAAATCCGCGTAAGTGATGTGCAGCTCAGCATCAATAAAAATACGGGATTGCTGCTGTCGGTCGAAAATGCAAAAGGGCGGATGCCGCTTGCAAATGGTCCCCGCATCCAGGAAGGGGTAACCAATTTTAAGAATTTTTCCCATCGCTTTGAAGGAAAGCAGCTCATTATTGAATCGGCATTTGATAAAAAAGAAAGCTTTAATACATTGCGGTGGACGATCTATCCCAGCGGATGGATCAAAATGGAGGTGCATTATTTCCCTTTAGCACTGCACACGAATATGCTGGGCGTTAATTTTGATTACCCTGAAACACAGATGCGCTCGGTAACCTATATGGGCAATGGTCCCTACCGGGTATGGAAGAACCGGATGAAGGGCACAACCTTCGGTGTTTGGAACAAGCAATACAACAATACGGAGACCGGCGAACAGTGGGTATACCCGGAATTTAAAGGGTATTATTCCAATTTTTATGGCGGGTATTTCGATGGAAAAGACCAGCGGTTTACGGTGGCCACAGAAACGGAAGACCTGTTTTTGCGGTTATTTTCTGCAGCGCCAAAGACCGATCCCTGGCACAATTACGAACCGCTTTTCCCGGAGGGAGATATTTCCTTTATGCAGGCGATCCCTTCCATCGGCAATAAAACACAGACCAGCGAGAGCACCGGTCCCATGGGGCAAAAAAATATTTTTTACGATTACGAGAAAGATCCCGGCAGGGCGCTGAAAATGATCCTGTGGTTTAATTTTTCCGCAAATACAACAAAGCAATGA
- a CDS encoding sialate O-acetylesterase, with protein sequence MIKYGLILIMMMVLVPRLDAQLALAKIIGHNMVLQQGQPLPIWGQARAGTLVTIRFKKQQRETRADASGNWKVILKPEKASFDPAMLEIRSDNETIRLQNILVGEVWLCSGQSNMEFAMRKIGKLQPPPGAHWPVDELETAHNTHIRIFLAERKKMMPDSTHAGWNQAEGTALRSFSAVGYFFAKELQARLKVPVGVISAAIPGSRIEPWMPRDAFMELDFFSNQRDSTHKIDGDPGKFYTTMIQPLIPFALKGFLWYQGESNCFLNERQQYSYKMEALIRYWRKQWGNDHLPFYYVQIAPYYYSKATDRPYTVYSEPEFWEAQAAALRIPHTVMISTLDLNDDPADLHPVNKWDLGKRMAGTALSAAYKVSSAAPMGPVFKSAVKKGDTFVIDFNYKGKGLISREGRPLEGFEVENENGDYVKADAVIKDSKIQVHAAGVVAPRAVRYAWREDARASLYNKEGLPALPFRTAPRNYKFRGIIPALKLK encoded by the coding sequence ATGATAAAATATGGATTGATCCTGATAATGATGATGGTACTTGTGCCGAGGCTGGATGCACAATTAGCCCTTGCAAAGATTATCGGTCACAATATGGTATTGCAGCAGGGACAGCCGTTGCCCATTTGGGGACAGGCTCGGGCAGGAACACTTGTAACTATCCGGTTTAAGAAACAGCAAAGAGAAACCAGGGCAGATGCATCCGGGAACTGGAAGGTTATACTGAAACCGGAAAAGGCGTCTTTTGATCCGGCGATGCTGGAGATCCGGTCGGATAACGAAACAATAAGATTACAAAATATCCTGGTAGGGGAAGTGTGGCTTTGCTCAGGGCAATCAAATATGGAATTTGCCATGCGCAAGATCGGTAAGCTACAGCCGCCACCGGGGGCGCATTGGCCGGTTGACGAACTGGAAACGGCGCATAATACGCATATCCGCATTTTTTTAGCCGAGCGCAAAAAAATGATGCCTGATTCCACGCACGCGGGGTGGAATCAGGCGGAAGGAACGGCCTTGCGCAGCTTTTCAGCCGTTGGGTATTTCTTTGCAAAAGAATTACAGGCCCGGCTGAAAGTGCCGGTAGGTGTGATCTCCGCGGCCATACCCGGTAGCCGGATTGAACCCTGGATGCCGAGGGATGCTTTTATGGAACTTGATTTTTTTAGCAACCAAAGAGACAGTACGCATAAAATAGACGGCGATCCGGGCAAGTTTTATACCACGATGATCCAACCGTTGATACCCTTTGCGCTAAAAGGATTTTTATGGTACCAGGGAGAATCCAACTGTTTTTTGAACGAACGCCAGCAATACAGTTATAAAATGGAGGCGCTGATCCGGTACTGGCGTAAACAATGGGGTAATGACCATTTACCTTTTTATTATGTGCAGATCGCGCCCTATTATTATTCAAAAGCAACGGACCGCCCTTATACAGTATATAGTGAACCGGAGTTCTGGGAGGCACAGGCCGCGGCCTTAAGGATCCCGCATACGGTCATGATCAGCACCCTGGATCTGAACGATGATCCGGCGGATCTGCACCCGGTAAATAAATGGGACCTTGGAAAGCGCATGGCCGGAACGGCGCTTAGTGCTGCTTATAAGGTTAGCAGTGCTGCGCCAATGGGGCCGGTATTTAAAAGCGCCGTAAAAAAAGGGGATACATTTGTAATTGATTTTAACTATAAAGGAAAAGGGCTGATAAGCCGGGAGGGAAGGCCGCTGGAAGGATTTGAAGTGGAAAACGAAAACGGCGATTATGTAAAAGCAGATGCCGTTATTAAAGATAGCAAGATTCAGGTACATGCGGCAGGAGTGGTGGCCCCCCGTGCGGTGCGTTATGCCTGGCGGGAAGATGCCCGGGCATCGTTATATAATAAAGAAGGCTTGCCGGCATTGCCGTTCCGTACCGCTCCGCGAAACTATAAGTTTCGCGGCATTATACCTGCACTGAAGCTGAAGTGA